The DNA segment CTAATATTGCATGTTGCTCTTCAGGCGTTGCATAAATAGAAGGATAAACCTTCCCTTTTTGTTTTGGTGCACAACTACCCATAGCAATGATAACAATGAATAGTAGTATGTTCAATTTATACATATTATCTCGTAATAATTTATGAATTAGCAAATGCTATTTTTTTGAAGCATTTAACCTTGACTTACCTTTTAAAAAAATCGTTAAAAAAATACAGATGGTACTTTATGGAATTTGCCCAATAGGCATTTGTATGTCCTCCAGGTCGTTCAATATAATCATGAGGAATATTACGTTCCAACAGCTTTTTATGCATTCTTTTATTGGCATCATAAAAAAAATCACTCACCCCACAATCAAAAATCAATTTCAAACTATTTCTTTGTAACAAGTGTACCATGTTAATCACAGTATTTTCTTCCCATACAGACTTATTTTCCGCCAAGCTTCCTAAACGTTTTGAAATATCCCAATTATTCGGAAAGGGTAAGATATCCAATCCTCCACTGGTACTTCCTGCCGCCCCCCATATGTCCAAGTTTCTAAAAGAAAGATAAAAGGCTCCATGCCCACCCATACTAAATCCGGTAATGGCACGCCCTTCTTTATTTTTTACGGTATGATAATTATTGTCCACTTCAGGCACCACTTCTTGTGTTATATACGTTTCAAATTGCATCTCCTTATCAACGGGACTATTAAAATACCAACTTGTTTTTCCACCTTCAGGACATATCAAAATAAAGTCATACTGATCGGCATACTTAGGTAAATCAGGCACTTTTTTTAGCCATGCCATAAAATCGCCTCCTGCACCATGTAATAAATACACCACAGGATAAGCCTTTTGCTTACTAGAATAACCATCGGGTGTAATCACCAAATTAGGTAAGGTTTTACCCATACTCTTACTATAAACCATCAAGGTATCAATGTTTGCTGCCTTAGAACAAACAAATACAAAAAGTATCCAACTTAATATAATAATTCGTCTCATTTTCTTCTTTTTTTACTGATTG comes from the Saccharicrinis fermentans DSM 9555 = JCM 21142 genome and includes:
- a CDS encoding alpha/beta hydrolase, with amino-acid sequence MRRIIILSWILFVFVCSKAANIDTLMVYSKSMGKTLPNLVITPDGYSSKQKAYPVVYLLHGAGGDFMAWLKKVPDLPKYADQYDFILICPEGGKTSWYFNSPVDKEMQFETYITQEVVPEVDNNYHTVKNKEGRAITGFSMGGHGAFYLSFRNLDIWGAAGSTSGGLDILPFPNNWDISKRLGSLAENKSVWEENTVINMVHLLQRNSLKLIFDCGVSDFFYDANKRMHKKLLERNIPHDYIERPGGHTNAYWANSIKYHLYFFNDFFKR